DNA from Magnolia sinica isolate HGM2019 chromosome 19, MsV1, whole genome shotgun sequence:
TTTCTAGCTtctgtaaatatatatattcttcttgacataTGAAGATTTTTTCTGTAACTTTCAACTTTTGAATTATTGACATGTTAAGTTGGCAAATTTTGTTGTTTGACATGAATCATTTATGGCATGCTACTTTATATTCATCAGTTGGCACAAAAAGGTAAGCTGTCAGCAAGATTTCTTTGTAACAACATTGAGTGAGAGCTCACCACTTACGACTTTGTTGCTATAAAAAACTCACATATAAACTTCATTAATTCATTAAAGGAGGTATTCGAATCTATATATTCTTTTCCATGAACTTGTTTTTTCCCCAAGTTTTGTTTCATTTGTAATTGTTTAATgctcttcaaaaaaaaagaaaaaagaacaaaaagtcTGTGTTATCGAAATCAAGTGATGTTCTATCTATCTATTTTATATTCCTTAAAGTTAGATTTTTGAACATTGTTATAGAAATCAAGTAATGTTCTATCTGTCTATTTTTGTaaaataagaattttttttttttctttctttctttcttgaattTATTAAGAGAGTGCCGAATAAGGGCATGTTTGCCTGTTTGGACGTATAAGTGCCTGTTTGGATGTATAGGGGCCGAAAAGAGCACCGTGAGGGTGAAAAGAGTAGgggcctgtttttttttttttttttaaatttttattttaaatattgaatgaattttgtactctatatttgaacttatttatagtcttaggctccatttggtcatcacaatAGTATTTATGAATACGTTTTTTTTCTTCAAACCAAATAaagcctaagcccttttttaaacTCCCGGTGCTAAgctcgggtaaaggaggagggagaagggctttagaatgagatcTTTAAATATGGAGGAGATTCTGAaagtgcagtgagtatctcttattttatggttttacttgtacattcctgtattgattgcTCATGCATGACCGTTATGCgtattctttcaggtggatgttgcatgtgggagaattggagctgcatatttcagattcaagcatatgTTGTTCTCATACATTCAGATCAATTCTTCTATGTTTGGGTGCATGGCGATTGGATCTGAAAATTTGAGATtctcattcatttatttcatgGCTTTCGGTAAGATattctttaattgttaatttatttaatttgaatGGAAGAAGAAACTTTCCTTTTAACATTGAGGTCGTGGGTTTGAACCCAACTTCAGTTCAccctctcaaaaaaagaaaaaaagaattacTATGAAATATCGAGTCAAAATTATTTACATCTGGGTAGATTTCTTTAATTGATCCAAACCAGTGATGCTATGGCTCCATTGTGGTTGATCTATGCACCAAAACCTCCCAGGTAGGGAAATCCTAAACCTACAATTGGTATTTTTGGTTAGAAAAATATACAGCTAGTAAAGAAAATACAGCAAAGATCCACATTCGGGATACATGGATCTTCCAACATTGTGGGTTTTTGGTGCATGTGCAACCCATGGTTGAGACCACCATGTATTGCTTGTCAAAACCAGTTTTGAAATAATCATTGTAATTCATAAGGGGGTGGCATCAGAGGACAATCTGAAACAACACATGGAAGGCTTTGGAGAAGGTGAGTCTTTCTTGCATGGCTGTCTGATTTTCCTATTAttggtgcatatatatatatatatatatatatatatatataatatatatttcaattttcacTCTATATTTGAAGATATATTGTTGGTAaaactatttttttatttatgtttctCTATTTCTTTGAATCCCATGCAATTGTATTGCCTAGATTAGGAGTTTGTTTGGAATTTCTTGATTTGCAGTTGACTGGATGCACTCCTCCATAATTGCAGGTGGAATAATAACAGCTTTCAGTGTTGTTCCTATCCCACTTGCTATATGGAGTAGAAAAATGGGGAAATAGGATCCTGCCTGATGCAGTTCTTGCTTCACACTCTCACCCCAATTGCAAGGCGGATTAGTTCTTCATTCTAAGTATCTTGGACTCAGGGAACCAAATTGCAAtatattactttcaagttggacttgtgTGAACCTTAACTGCAACTTGATGGATACTCATGCATCATGAGTCATGACTATTAAGAAACATCTTAAAACTATTTAGATTCTCTTGATTAAACTAAACTTGTCAATATTCTCTTTTGTAATGATCTCCTATTAACCAGTCTGTAAATAACTTCCGTGAGAACTCATCCCGCGtattgtgtgcatgacatccagcCCATTCATCAGATGTGTTGCCTCATGAAACCtctaggcccaaaaatcagcctaattcAAAATTTAGGTGAGCCACAGCAAAGGGAACCAAAGCGAGAGGGCACCCTGCCCTTGATTTTCacgggggcccaaataagttgcaaaacagcctgattttttgcatgacccttcatccaagccagaAGAAAGGTACACATGGGATTAGTTCTTGAAGGGTTCTCATATGTTCTCATGAAAGCTGGTTTGTAGGAGAAATTTTTCCTCCAAATATAGTGTAAAATATGAACTATCATCTTTCTACGTCTTCCCCCACCCTAACTTCTACTGTAGAACAAGTGCTATTTGTTGATGGGAATTTGATTTTCATACCTAGAATGATGAAACTTAGAATACTTTAAACTAATTCAGGTCTCTTCCTTATACCTACAATGCCACATTCTTCTGGGTTCCTATAGGTAGCAACCAATCATGGTTTAGTTCCAATCCTGGACAGATTCTGTCATGACTGTTTTTAgcattttcattttctaattttccTATGGTTGAATAATGCAACTAAGCAATTTCTACGTTATGGAAGCTgaagttttgatcaagttgtCAAACTTGCTAGAATATTTGGTTTCTCAGAGGAATGCCAAGAAGACAGGAAGATGTATTCATTTTAAAAGATTGTAATGTGTTTCATTGAGATTATTCTTGAAACACATTGTAAAAACCCATTTTGTGGAAtagtgaaaaggaaaaaagaaaattggtTGGTAATTATGACTGATTTGCTTGATACAATTAGGTGGTTTAACAATGGATCCTATGCTTGGAGATTAGCCAGTCTGTTTGACTAGAAGTTTGATATTCGTGCTAGAGTTTGGGTCAGAATGTTGTTGGATATACAATTAAAGGCTATCATTGGGTTAGAATGTTGTCGGATAGCACTAAATAGCAATTCAATGCCTTGTAGCCATGTCAGGGCTGCCCCATGTGACAATTTATCCCATGAGACCGTAGGTTGGTTTCCCTTTACAGTTGTAAACTCAATGACATGAATTCCCCTATGTGCATTTTGTTGGACGGTTTATGAAAGTCGATGCCTTTTCATGTCAGCTGATTGCAAAAGCTTCTTATGTAATACATATTTTGATGCAGGGggggacgtgaggtcgagcaccatcttcctcaagaggataactattctgaatccacggaacttctttagactcctcacagagacttctcaaatccacgaggaaagaaagcaggaaatagaaataaattctaataaatttgaatttgattaatgaatgaataaaaatgagttcacaaccctttaaataggggtaccaggcaatgggaaagaaatcagaatcaaactacaactaaaactcatagaatccgtgacttactataaatagtaaacttaccatttatagacggtcgtgatgtctactagtgcgcaaggttttcggccaaaaatagtaagtgtcctatttggcttcaccaaaccattctcctaattattctaagctcttttcacgttgggcgcaactcataAAGCCCGGCGAATGAAGagttaaaatcaaactaaaacttactatttatagtaaaaacgaaattaaaacagggaaacgaccgtcaatctaggggtttttcacaattcctaGCTGTagaacccggcatagcagggttggttggctaaagtagctcactacaagaaatttcacttttacctacgaaaaatttcgtaggtaaatgatattatttcgtaggtaaagaattttacctacgaaatatttcgtcaataaattcgttggtaaaaacccgtggctaaagacttttaccgacgaaaaaatgtcatcgtcggcaatggtaagactttGTTAAAGCTTTCACCTACGAATTTTTTCATAGGTACAAATGGTGTTAGGACTTTTACCTACAagcattttcgtagctacaaactttattaaacttttacctacgacatgtttcgtaggtacaaactgtattaagacctttacctacgaatgtttttcgtcgctaaaagcctttTTATCATAGGCAAAAAtgtttaccgacgaaaagtttcgtcggtaattTCGTTACTAAAAGACCAAAGGgaaacacttttaccaacgaaaaaacaTTTGTTGGCAAAGATAAGACTTTTGTCGACGAATGTCTTCGTCGGTAAAACCTTTTACCAACGAcgtctttcgtaggtaaaaagtatTATAAAACTTTTTCCTACGAatcttttcattggtaaaaagtattataaaacttcttcctacaaatattttcgtagctaaaaatatatatagaagATCATGAGACTtctacctacgaaaagtttcgtggGTAAAAATGCattcttttacctacgaatatatttcatcatattcttcctgatatacacctgttatgtaatatattttatcatattcacattcattcaCACTAATGGGCTCAACTTGTAGGAACTGAGATATTACATAACGTCCTCGAGTTGCAGATCATACAATTCATTTGTTCCCGACACTGGCTAACAAGTAAGGAGACTTCACAAGCTACCTGTACCAGCTGAGCCCATGCTTACTTTATTTCTACGTCCCCTACCACCGCCAAAACCACTACCGCCTCAGCCGCCTCCAAATCGGCCACCACTATCTCTACGACCTCTACCACCGCCGCTCCTGCCACCACCTTCACGGTTGTCACTTCTTGGCTCAAGGCGTAGTCCCCAAGTTCTGAACCGTTAAGTTCCAAGGCCATGGAGAAACTATCACCATCTGTTAAATCTAGGTAAGCTGACCTGCAAACAAAGGTGAGGCAAAAGTTACCTAACAAGCAACAACCAAACAAATATGGAAAATCCCCAAATTATTTGctcaaaaaaaaagataaaaagaatatGAGTAGGTATGTCAGAAGTGGCAATATTGAAAGAAATGGCATCTTCCCATTCAACAGGGCAGTAGTATACATGGGGCCAATCAGCACATTTCTTGGGTTGACTTCCACAGAGCACATAACTACACTTAGCATACATCTATACACATTGGCAAAACAAACCGCAAGAGCCTTTATTTTGAAAGGTGTAATAAAATACAATAGCTTTTCTCAAAAGATGTCAGAACAAAATCGCAAGCATACCTACGCACATTTGACATTTAGCAAAACAATTAGCTTTTTCACAAGACCTCTTGTCACAAATAGCTTGGTCTAATTAAAATACCATCATCTTGAATAGCCTGGTCTAATTAAAATACCATCATCCTGAATAGCTTGGTCTAATTAGAATATGATGCAACATGTATGTATCTTGGAGCTGAGCAAGCTACAAACATAGACTGTTGAatagtttgaaaaagaaaagaaaagatatgaaAACCATCATCCTAAATAAAACCATAGTGAAGGTAAAGGACATTCTGTTAGCAATATAAAGATGGAAATGGGCATGGAGCTTCAAAACATTCTGTTGATTCTCCCTTGCTAATGGAAAATTAGTAACCTGCATTGCCAGAAAAACATGAAAGAACACCACCAAGAAATCCcttttagaaagaagaagaaaacacacGCATGCATGCAACTAGCTCAGGCAAGTAGTTAGTATATGACAGACCATTCCTTCCATCTACAACATAAGTTGGCCGCCCCATTGTTGCTTCAGCTTAGTTAAAAGGCTTTGTTCATGGTCAACATTCATGCTCCTGTCAAACAACAAAAGATAATCCAGAAACCTTCCTTGACCAAGGAAATCATTTACTATAATCTAAATCATTGAAAAGTCTTTTAGGAGGGACAACCTTTTGCATTTTGACAGTTAAAAAGTTCAAACGTTCAGATTTCACAATTCTCCGCTTATTCTTTAGTAATTCATATGCCTGAAACAGATTTAGCAAACCATATTATCTGTGATTTTTTACCTTCATTACAGTTTCTTTCCTTCCACAAATCAAATCCCTTGAAGAAAGACCTTGAAGAAGTacctaatacatacattaaaaaaaaaaataatttaaaatcaatgtACAAATAAGCCCAATTCAAATTAATGAaagccaaaataaaaataaaaagtcaacGAACTGTCAACCTGAAACATATTCGAACAGCCTTGGGTCAGCTTTGATGGGAATAAGGCCCAACCTATTGGCTAGGACTTCATCTTGGACCACGATGTGTTGTCTAAACCAACCATTCAATGCAACAAAAAACAACTGAGCCAACCATCTCAAAAGATGGttataaacaaaaaggaaaagtcaTGTGCTATACAACTGCTTTTCTCTGTAAACATCAGCAGGTTCATTCCCAAGTACGTGCTATACAACTGCTTTTCTCTGCACATATTGAATACAATTAGTAAGATTTACACTTTAGAAAAGGACAATGAGAACCTAATTACCCTATCATTCAACTCGACTTGGCAAGATTTTGAGCTGCGTCTCTTCAAAACTCGTTGGAGattaactctttaaaaaaacTTGCTGGAGATCCTGTCTTGATCCGGACTCAACAAGACTAGAAACATGAAAAGAGTTCTCGCAGGAATCCAGTTCTAAGTTAAATCTTCAATTACACTACATCAATTAAGTTTACTAACAAGTAAACAGGCACTTCACCTTTACTATGTGTGCTTTCCAACAAAGCAAAATGGGACGAGATGTCAATTGACCTTTCAACCAATCATGAAAAACAATTTCCCTGGATCCTTTCACAACCACACCTTGTCTTGGCAAaaacttgaatcatggatgaaaGGTTCACATTCTTATATCAATGACATGGATAATTTATATAAACCAAGATCACTGAAATATAAATActcttaactaaaatgagatgaactaattTTAATTTACATTGCAGGTGGATTGTtaatgacaacaatgatggatatgCATGGCAACATCACATTTGCTGATTGAAATGGAACAATTCAGTCAAACCCATTTCTTAAAAATGTTTCTCTTAGCATTAGGAAGAAAGGGGATCCGTAAAACCAGATCAGGCCGGTTGGTAGTAAGATAGAAAAGCTCGATCACATTTGCTGATCTCACTTAGCACCTAAGGTTGGGAACTGACCTGGATCTTCAATGGAAGAAAACTAATTCTTCTGTCTCAGAAATTGCACAGAACTGTATAATCATGAAGAACATAAAAACATCCTATACTCTAGGATGCACAGATGGACTTTGTCAACATGTACCATGAGGACCCCTTAAGAAACTGCCACCGCTAATTATGCACAAACCACAATGAGGCTATGTTTTGATGTACTCCAAATCACTGGTTATTCATATATTTTGGCAACAAGAACAGCCATCAACTCGCCAAGCATTTCAGATGGAGTAAGAAACCAGAATCACATTATATGGGATATGGTGTCTCTACCTTCTCTGCACAAAATAATATCCAAAGTGTTTCATCCTACCCAAAACAGAAAGGTATTAATATTGCAGAAAAGCATCCCATCCCACCTTTCTAAGAATATCCAAAATCCAAGTACAGTTATACCCAATTGCGAAGTTCAGGAACAACCAAAAATGTTGGCTTCTCATTCTTATATCACTATTCTTTCCAAAAAATTGTATAAAGCTGTAACAAACACCCCAAGTACGTAATGTGCTTATTATAACATACACCCCAAGCACCCATTTCCCAATAACTGGCATTGATACCGCAGAAGCTACAATCATACCCACATtcagatttatttaatttttttcctttttcttttttgcctttaATACCCTCTAGGCAGTTTAATTTTAGGCAGATGTGCCATTTCTGAGTGccagtgtatcatccatcacaccctgccaaagtatcaaatcaTATACAGtagcatggggcccacataaacttGCCCCTAATTTTATTTGTCCTGAAAGTTGCGGTTGCTGATTTACTTTCTAAATCTGTTTTCAAGAATCCACCACTTGTGCAATTATTCATAGTAAAGTAATTCATCAACAAAATAGAAATACATAAATGCAAAAACTGTGATGATGCACTCATTCCATCCAAATGGAGCAAGTGATAATCCACACTATAAATCCAATGAATCTCAGTGTGGATGGAAGATGCCCTCTGATAGAGAGGTTCCTGATCTTTCGATCAATGTCCCTGGAGTAAAcggttaaggaaaaaaaatacagcaataatctgtaaaaatgccAAAGAGTGGATGGTTAGGAACTTCCACTTGGTTCAGGTTCCAATAAAATGAGAACTTGTGAGATTGTTGACAAATTACAAATGCAAATCAGATTTTATCCTAGATATGAAATCACCATTTTCTGTTCCCCTTTTATTCTTCCAGGTGTGGGGATTGATTGGAGATCGACTGAAGCACCTAGAGAGATGGGGAATTGACCATCAAATATGGTACTTCTTGCTTCTAATTTTATTTCAACCCTTGGGCTACTTTAGTACACAAGCTGCATCCATGTTATACCAGTGCCTTATCCATGCCATATCTAGTGAAAATAGAACCTGAATTTCGAAATCCACTCAGGCACTTGTATTAAGCTTTTACAATACAAGCAATGAGAATATTAGGAAGCTAATAAGCATGTAAGTAATGAGTGTACATAGAATGGAAAACTAAACCAACGGCTACACTATGTTCACAAAACACTAGCTTTAAAAAAACCTCCACTTTAACATAGAGAGTTCtattaaaacatgaaaatgacAGCTTTAAAAGAAGACTCCGAAAGAGTACCTGAATGACAGCAACACCACCAGAGAGTTTTGCTATTCTTTCGTTAAGCTTCTCTTTCATAATCCTGTTCAGCATCCTGCAAAAACCCAAAATATATATGCCACTAAGGATGCCATTTGAGGTAGTATTCATCTTGCATTATTACCAGCTACTCCATTGCCTACATATTTGATAATACCCTGTGTGTATCTCCATCGCACTCCTAAAGCACAATAATCCAAATGATTCAAGTCTACAAAGAGTAGATTATGCATTTTTACAGAAACAAAGAAGTAATTGAGCATGAACCTGTATAATGTCAGCTGGAACATAAGTTTCTGTCCGTATAATCACAAGACAGTTTAATAGGCCAACATGTATGCCATCATAGTACTAAGTGAATACTAATTTCACTTAAGACATAGGTTTCCCACACCGCTCCCAAATCCATATCGAAACATGTCAAATGCAATTCTTCTCATGCATAGAAGAATAAATGTAACATGTTTATTAATGGATCAAAAATGTGGAATGCAAGGAGATAAAAGCAATGGAAGGGTCAAAGGGAAGAAAAATATAAGACAATCATCCATCCTCCCAACTTGCAGAAGTTCAAAGTAAAATATGCAGAATAAGAAGGTTAGGTAAATGCAATTCTCCTCAAAACACAATTTATTGGTCATGCAAACTTTCTTAGGGAAAACAAAAACATGATTCACAAAGATAACCCAATCAAAGATAATGCTTAGAAAACATCATGTAACACCAAAAATATTAAGGCCATGTAAATTTGTAAATTTAAACTATAAGAAACATTCCTTAAAGTGAAGCAGGCAGAGATGTATACTTATAAAAAGTTTCCATCCAAAAGGCATTTCCTGTTAGAAGACAACCcagaaagagaaaaaaacaatgTCAAAATTTCCACATGATGGAAGCAATCAGTAAGATGTTCCTCCAACTCAGCTCCCTCCAATTCCTCGAGCTCTGCCTCCAGTTCATTCTAACATGGTGAAAAGATTATATTCAGAATCTCCAGCTAGAAAAAGTAAATGGACAAATGAAGATTTATGCGAGGATGAACGTACTTCATCAAAATCAGCTGCTGTGCCAATAGGAGTAGACAGTGCTTCCTGAATCTGTTTCATGTTCTCAGTCTGCTCGTTGATCTCATCCATTGTCTTGTCCACATCATCAATGTTTCTGTAAAATAAAACACCATTATGGAATTATTGAAACCAGTTTTGCAATAAACGAGTAgagtgaaaattttcatttaaaactAAGAATGGGAATTCACATGTGTGCAAAGTGCTGTCATCTCAAAACACCATCAGGCCATAAGAAAGTGATTTCAAATGCAATGGGGAAATGGTTGAAGAATCCTAGACTGGATGTTCGTGTATCACGATTTTGCATTGGAAGAGGAGAAATTTTTCACTAGAACTAGGTATCATTGTGGTATTTCCTGTGCAGTTTTTGTAAAATATGGTATTAAGATCCAAGCTAATACAAAGCTCACATCCTCCACAAGTGTTCCATTGTGGCAaaaccattgcccaatccatatgATTTTGTCCATGAACAATACGGTTGTATCATCCACGTCACCGGATAAgggtgatatggcccatttctaTTGGTGACATAAACGGCCCACCAAAACCAATTTTCAATCGTCCACATTTTGATATAAAGACTTGATAAAATTATAATCATTGTTCTCTTTGTTTAGTAAAAGAATATAACTaacatgattattatttttttttcaggtatggacattggatttttcaaatatctagcTCAATGCCAAGCATTCAAACTTCAAAATGGCCGTTTGAATAAAATCAGTCTGAAAAAATGAGTGACTAGGATATTACATGGATGAGAAATTTGACCACAAGTGTGGGgtgtgctgctggtgctgctacaAGGTTACACACATGTCAAAACACATGTTTTTTTAGATGTTTATATGTAATTCCAACCTAGAAAAAGACGTGAGCTccatgcatggtttttttttattttttcaaattgaaTAGATTTTTGGGGTCCTGTTATCATGGTGAGGCGATGTGGATTGGCAGGTTAGATGCCATACAAACAGGAGGGTGGACCCAACAGAAAGCTAGTTGCAGGATATTCTCATCCACAACAGCTGTAAAGGAAGTGGCCTCGAAGAAGAAAAGGGAGGTGGAATTTGATTAGACTAGTGAGttatagtaagaaacagagtcaccatcaagagaAACACTGACAAGAAGAAAATTGAATGGAGAGGTGCAGCAAATCAGACAGGTGCATCAAAGATGATAAGGGTTTTCAAAAGTTGTTATTGAAGACTGTTGTATTCTTCAAGTTTGTTGCAACAACTTTATCATATACACATCCACTTGTTTATACAAATAAAGCAATATTTTCTTCTACAACTCTAATTCATAACTCAAATGCCCATAGTCAAAATATCCATCTGCCAACATCATCTGCCTGAACTGAGAGAACTGGATTTCATAAAAAACTGCCAGATGATGTGGATAGAGCATGATATTTTAGATCGCATATATCTAATGCTTCATGAATTCATATTATGAAACTAAAGTCTATAGGATTTTTTGTCGTTATTCATATTATGAAATATATTTTCAATTTCATTATATATCATTGTAGGTGTGCCAGCATATCAGGTTTTCCAAGGTTCCAATGTCCAGCACCTGGTGTCTGTATCCAACACGGACACACATGTCCATGTCCAAGTTACATACAAATTTTCAcgaatgcaatataaggcttgaAAGAAAGCATTCACCCAAAAATTCATTCTGGATATCGACGGACAGTTGGAACAGAAAGCATTCTGTTAATGTAGAGGCCACTGCTTAAGGTTAATGTCTTTtaaccaaaagaaggaaaatgtaCTACATCAATAGCATCAATCTCTATCTAGAAAGGAAGGAGAAAATGAATCTGGGTGtgctaaaaaatatttgaaaattaaaaaggAGAGATGTTTCGAGGAAAGTAGCTGGAAAACTCTAAATGCTATCAGTGCCGTTTGTCAAGCAACTTACGAACAATTCAACAACAAACTAATTTAGGAATAATGAGCAAGAGAAAAGTAATTACCAAGAAGAGAAATTATATGACTCATACAAACTAGTGGAAGCAAAGTAATCATCAAAAAGATACATGCACATAGCTGGATCTAATAGAGTCT
Protein-coding regions in this window:
- the LOC131235350 gene encoding vacuolar protein sorting-associated protein 32 homolog 1-like, whose amino-acid sequence is MDEINEQTENMKQIQEALSTPIGTAADFDENELEAELEELEGAELEEHLTDCFHHVEILTLFFSLSGLSSNRKCLLDGNFL